The DNA region GTTCACCACCCCGTGCACGTGCACCTGGCGCACTTCCAGGTGCTGTCGCGCAACAACCGCACCCCGCCGCCCAAGGACCTCGGCATGAAGGACACCGTGGACCTGCTGCCCGGTGAGGCGGTCGAGGTGATCACCCGGTTCAGCGGGTTCCGCGGCCGCTACGTCATGCACTGCCACAACCTCGAACACGAGGACATGGCGATGATGGCGAACTTCACCGTCACCTGAATGATGTGGCCTCCAGGCTCAGGTGTTCGACCCGTTCCGACAGGTCGACACCTGAGCCAAACGTCACCACCACGTGCTCACCCACACGGACCGGCAGCTGGGGGAACGTGTTCTCGGCGTGCTCGGTGACCGCGACGGCGAGGAATGGCTCGGCCAACGCCTTCTCCAGCACGTCATCGGACACCGGCGCGTCGAAATAGTGGATCGTCGCGCTGATCGGCCCGGCCACCGGCTCGGTCGGAAAGCCGCGCAGCGGGCGCAGCAGCAGCACGTTGTCCGAGTCGATCATGGTGGCGTTGGCCTGGTCGCGGTGCGCCTGCCACACCGGGCCGGAATAGAACGCCGTCAACGCCTCGCGGCGCGCGGCCATGTCGGTGAAGCCGCGCAGCCACACGAACCGGTCCGGGTCGTCCAAATCGCGGAACAGCCCCGGCAGCGTCATGCCCACGGCGAGTTGACCGTCGACGAACTCGCGTTCGAACAACGTGATCAGCTCGTCGCGCTTGCCCGGGTGCAGGGTGTACTGGCGCAGCTCAAGGACCGTCATGACCTCGAACCTACGACGCATCCCTGACACCTTCTGTCAGGGATGGGTTTCCAGTGGCTGCAGTTCGTGCATCAGCGTCGGGCGCCGCATCCACACCCCGTGCGGACGCGCCAGCAGGGACTCCAGCGGCTCGGGTTTGCCAAGGTGGAAGCCCTGGGCAACGCGCACCCCGAGCCGGGACAGCGCCTCGACCTGGGTGGAGCGCTCCACCCACTCGGCCACCACCGACAGGCCCAGGCCGCGGGCGATGTCGACGATGCCCTGCACCAGCACGGTGTCGCGGCTGCCGTAGTCGATGCCGTGGATGAACTCGCCGTCGATCTTCAACCCGGTGATCGGCAGTTCCTTGAGGTGGACGAACGAGCCGAACCCGGAGCCGAAGTCGTCCAGGGTGATCCGGCAGCCGCTGGCACGCAGCTGCTGGGCCAGGCTGCGCGCGGCGTCGAGGTTGGTGACCGCGGCGGTCTCGGTGATCTCGAAACCCAGGCGGCCGGGGGCCACGCCCGCGGCGGTGAGCCGGTCGAGGACGAAGTCGCCGAAGTCCTCGTCCTCCAGGGTGCGGCCGGAGACGTTGACGTTGAACCGCAGCCCCGGATACGGGTGCTCCACCAGCGTCTGGATCGCCTTGTCGGCCACCCACCGGTCGATCTCGAACACCAGGTCGCTGCGCTCGGCGGCCAGCAGGAACTCGCCGGGGCCAAGGCGCGGCTCCTTGCCGTCCTCCAGGCGCAGCAGCAGCTCGTGGCCGATGACGCGGCCGCTGCCGAGTTTGACCATCGGCATCGCGTGCAGCACGAACCCGCCGTGCTTGAGGGCGGCGCGGACCCGCTCGATCACCGTGACCCGCATCTGGGTGTCCTGGTAGTGGCCGGGCTCGTAGACGGTGGCGCGGTTGCGGCCCGCCGCCTTCGACGCGTAGAGCGCCATGTCGGCGTTGGCCAGCACCTCCTGCCACGACACCCCGGAGTCGAAGGTGGCCACGCCGATGCTGACGGTGATCCGGCTGGCCCCGGCGACCCCGTTCATCGGGATGGCGGCGATGGCGTTGCGCAGCCGGTCGGCCACCGCCACCGCCTCGCGTTCGTCGGTGTCGGCCAGCACCGCGGCGAACTCGTCGCCGGAGAGCCTGCCCAGCACCTGGCCGCCGCCGATGCGGTCGCGCAGCAGCGAGGCCAGCGTGCACATGACCTTGTCGCCGGTGGGGTGGCCGTGCAGGTCGTTGACGTCCTTGAAGTGGTCCAGGTCCAGCAGCAGGAACGCGCCGCGTACCCCGAGGGCGAGCTGGCGCTCCAGTTCCCTGGTCAGCGCGCGGCGGTTGGGCAGCCCGGTCAGCGGGTCCTCGTCGACCAGGCGCAGCAGCTCCTCCTGGTGCACCGCGGCCGAGTCCAGCTCCCGGGTGCGCCACCGGGTGACGTCGACGGCCCGGTAGAGCAGGCCGTCGTCGGTGGCGGTGCAGCGCACCTCCAGCCAGCGGTAGCCGCCGCTGACCCCGGGCAGCGGCATCATGACGTCGTTGTCGCTGGGCGCGTCGGGTGCGCCGGACAGCAGCGCGCACAGCGACCTGCCGACGCTTTGGGCCTCGGTGAGCCCGAGCAGCATCGCCATCGCGGGGTTGACCCAGCGCACCGTGCCCGCGCGGTCGGTCAGCGCGAACGCGGTGTCCGTGGCGGACAGGATCTCCGCGGGGGCGGTCTCATGGTCCGTCACCCGGTCTCCCTCACCCATTCTTGTGGGGACATGCGCACGAAGCGTAGTGGACCGACCCGGCTCAGCGCAGGCGCTCAAGCCCCTTGGCGCTGATCTTGATCGCTTCCGCGAGTCCGCGCAGCTCAGCGGCGGTGGCCCCGTCCTGGGCCGCGGTGGCGACGTCCTCAGCGGCGCACCTGAGTTGGAAAAGTCGATCTTGCAGGTCGGCGAGTTCGGTGGCCGAGAGCACGATCGCGTCCTCGGGCAGGCCGCCGCGCTGGACCGCGGCGCGGCGCTCATAGGCGCGCTGCCTGCACGATTGGGCACAGTAGCGGCGGGGCCTGCCCGCGCGCGGGTCGCCGGGCAGTTGCCTGCCGCACCAGCCACAGTGCCGGGGTTCGTCGCGTCTGCGCAGCACGTCCACCGGTTGGGTCACCACCGCCATACCGGTGGACGCTATCTGGACACCCTGAGTGCACCGACACGCCACGCCGGTTTGGCGCCTCGGTGCGACACTCTTGCCGTGCACTCCGACCATGGTTTCCTCAGCGGCCCGTACCCGCGGGCGTTCGTCCACCGCGGCTGGCACTACGACGAGCTCGCGGGCATGGAGAACTCCCTGGCCGCGTTCAAGCGCGCCATCGCCGAGGGCTACCGCTACGTCGAGACCGACGTCCACGCCACCAGCGACGGGGTTGTCGTGGTGCACCACGACGAGTTGCTCGACCGCACCACCGATGCGACCGGCGCGGTGGCGCTGCTGCCGTGGAAGACGGTGAGCGCGGCCAGGATCGGCGGCCGGGAGCCGGTGTCCCGCGTCGAGGACCTCCTCGAAGAGCTGCCCGACGCGCTGGTGAACATCGACTTGAAGTCCGACGCCGTGGTCGAGCCGATGCTGGCGGTGCTGCGCCGCATGGACGCCTTCGACCGGGTGTGCCTGGCGTCGTTCTCCGAGGCGCGGATGAAGCGGGTCCGCAAGCAGGCGGGCCCGGCCGTGCTGACGTCGATGGGGATGCGGGCGATGGCCGGGTTCTGGGCCTCGGCGAAGCTCCCGCAGGTCATGGCGCGCAAGTCGGCGCGGCCGCTGGTGTGCCAGGTGCCGGTGAAGCAGGGTCGGCTGACGGTGGTCGACAAGCGGCTCATCGCCGTGGCCCGCCACCGCGGCGCCGAGGTGCACGTGTGGACCATCGACGACGCCGCGCAGATGCACGAGTTGCTCGACCTGGGTGTGGACGGGCTGATGACCGATCGGCCGCAGGTGCTCAAGGACGTGCTGATCGAGCGCGGCGCCTGGGCGCCCATCAACTGACCCAGCATAAAACCGACCGCCCGGTATTTTCTGCTATCGTGGTCGGTATGACGGTCCCGGCGACGGCGAAGGGCGAGGCGACGCGCGCGTATCTGCTGCGCACCGCCGCGCGGATGTTCGCCGAGCACGGCTACGCCGGGACCACGCAGAGCGACCTGATCGCCGCGTCCGGGCTGACCAAGGGCGCGTTCTACTTCTACTTCAAGTCCAAGCTCGACTTGGCGCTGGCGGTGGTCGCCGAGCAGGAGGGCCGCTGGCTGGCCCACATCACCGAACGGGTGCTGGCCGAGCCCACGGCGCTCGCGCAGCTGCGCGCGGTCGTGCCCGCGCTGCTCGACCTGTTCGCCGCAGCGCCCGACGCGTGGGTCGTGATGCGGCTGTGCAAGGAGTTCGCCGCCAATCCCGACCTGCCCGAGATCAGCAAGCCGATGGCGTCGTGGGTGACGCTGGTGGCCGACATCATCCGACGCGGCCAGGCCGAGGGCGACCTGCGCGAGGACGTGGACCCCGAGGCCGTCGCCGAGGTGCTGGTCGCCGCGTTCGACGGGCTCAAGTCCCTGGCCGACGTCCTGGACTACGCGAACGACCCCGACCGGTTCGCCTCCCGCGCCACCACCCTCATGACCCTGGCCGAACACGCACTGCTCCGCTGAACCCCGCTCGATTCCCTCATGACACCCGCATGAACTCAAAACAAACCGCTCGGTCGGTTTTTTGCAGGAGGAGATCCATGGACCACACCGGACAGACCGCGCTCATCACCGGCGCGTCGGCGGGCATCGGCGCCGGATACGCGCGCGACCTCGCCGCCCGCGGCGCCGACCTGATCCTGGTCGCCCGCCGCGAGGACAAACTGGAGGCGTTGGCCGTCGAACTACGCGCCGCCCATGGCCGCGAGGTGGACGTGTTGGCGGCCGACCTCGCCGTCGACGGCGCCGCGCGGGACCTGGTCGCGCGGGTCGACGCGCTGGGCCGGACCGTGGACATCCTGGTCAACAACGCCGGGATCGGCACCCAGGGCCTCGTCGCCGACACCGACCCCGACCGGCTGATCGCCCAGGTGCGGCTCAACTGCGTGGCCGTGGTCGACCTGACCAGGCGGCTGCTGCCGGGCATGATCGAGCGCGGCCGCGGCACGGTCATCAACGTGGCCAGCGGCGCCGCGTTCCAGCCGATGCCGCACCTGGCGGTCTACGCCGCGACGAAGGCGTTCGTGCTGTCCTTCAGCGAGGCGCTGTGGGCCGAGACGCGGCCCAACGGGGTGCGGGTGATCGCGGTGTGCCCGGGGGCGACCCGGACCGAGTTCTTCGAGGCCAACGGCACCGAGGTCGTCACCGCCACCGGGATCCGCACGCCCGAGCAGGTCGTGAAGTCCACCCGCGCGGGCCTTCGCCGAGGCCGCCCCAGCGTCGTCGACGGCACCGTCAACGCCCTGCTCGCGCTGCTCCCCCGCGTGCTGCCGCGCCGCGTGTCGATCGCCGTCGCCGGGCGAGTCGCCCGGCCCTCCAAGTCCCCCGCCCCTGTCGCGTGAAGGAGTTCACCCCTATGAATGGTCAGACCGCTCTCGTTACCGGCGCGTCCAGCGGCATCGGCGCCGACTACGCCCGCGCGTTCGCCGCCCAGGGCGCCGACCTGATCCTGGTGGCCCGCCGCGAGGACAAGCTGGCGGAGTTGGCCGCCGAGCTGCGTTCCGCGCACGGCCGACAGGTCGACGTCGTGGCCGCGGACCTGTCGCTGCCCGACGTGGGCCGCGACGTGGCCGCGCGCGTCGAGGCGCTCGGGCGGACGGTGGACATCCTGGTCAACAACGCGGGCTTCGCCACTCACGGCGCGCTCGCCGCGGCCGACCCGGACCGGCTCGTCGAGCAGATCCAGCTCAACTGCGTCGCTGTGGTCGACCTGACCCGGCGGTTCCTGCCGGGCATGACCGCGCGCGGCCGGGGCACTGTGATCAACGTCGCCAGCACCGCGGCGTTCCAGCCGATACCGCACATGGCCGTCTATGGGGCGACCAAGGCGTTCGTCCTGTCGTTCAGCGAGGCATTGTGGGCCGAGACGCGGCCCAAGGGCGTGCGGGTGATCGCGGTGTGCCCGGGGGCGACCCAGACCGAGTTCTTCGAGGTCGTCGGCACCGACGACGCCGCGGTCGGCCCGCGCCGCACCACTGAGCAGGTCGTGGCGACCACCCTGCGCGGACTGCGCCGCGGCGCGCCGAGCGTGATCGACGGCGCGGCGAACTCGGCCCTGGCCCGGCTGACCCGGTTGATCCCCAAGCGGCTGCTGATCGCCATCGCCGGTCGGGCGGTGGCGCCGAAAGTCGCTTGACCTCCAGTGCGGTGGAGGTGATGCCATAGCGGCATGACCACAACCCCCACGCCGGACTGGGGTGTCGAGGACTTAGACCTCGACAGCTACCTCGCGCGCGTCGACCACCCGAAGGTGGCGCCCACGTTGGCGGCGCTGCGCACCCTGCACAGCGCCCACGTGCGGGCCATCCCGTTCGAGAACATCACCGTTCTGCTCGACGGCACGCCCGAAATCACCGTCAAGGCGGTGGCGGACAAGCTCGTCGGACAGCGGCGCGGCGGGTACTGCTTCGAGCACGCCACCTTGTTCGCCGCCGCCGCCGAACAGCTCGGGTACGCCATCCGGCGCAGGATCGCCCGGGTCTCCCCGCACCGCGGCGGGCCCCGCACCCACATGATGCTCGTCGCCACCATCGACGGCGCCGACCATCTGGTCGATGTCGGCTGGGGCGCGCAGATGTGGCAGCCGATGCCGCTGGTCGACGGTGCCGAGGTCGACCAGGCGGGCTGGCCGCGCAAGCTCACCCCGACCGAGATCGGGTGGACACTGTGGACACACGGCGACGACGGCGAGTGGATGCCCGACCACGAGTTCGAGGACCTGCCGATGCAGCCCGCGGACTTCGAGGTCGGCAACCACTACGCCGCCACCGGCGCGAAATCGCCGTTCCCCGGCAAGCTGATCGTCAAGCAGCTCGAACCGGGCATCAGCAGGCGGCTGATCGGTGACGAGCTGACGGTCGTGCACGCCGACGGCCGCACGAGCACCACGCCGTTCGGGCTCGACCAGCTCGACGAGATCCTGCCCGGGTTCGGCATCGAACTCGACGCCGACCAACTGGCCGCGCTGCGCGCGAAACTGGGCTGACCGGTGGGTCTGGGTGGACCCGGGGGCCACCCAGACCCAGCCGCGGGCTCAGCCCGCCAGCGCCTTGCCGGTCTCCAGCAGCGACTTGAGGTCGCTGAGCACCCACGGCCACCCGCCGCCGCCCTGGTTCGGGTCGGCGTCGCCGCCCGCCACCATCGCGGCCAGTCCGGGCGCGCCGGTCAGGTCGTGGACCAGGGTGAGAGAGCAGTAGCCGCCCTGCAGCTCGGCGATCTCGTGGGTCAGCGTCGTGAACCCCTCTTCCGCCATGGTCGGATCCATCAGCATCCGCCACGTCGTGACCAGCTTGCGGGGCGCGTCGGCCTCCAGCACCTCGCCGTCGATGATCAGGTCCGGCACGCCGTAGCCGTTGGCCTCGGCCGAGCGGCGCATCTCCTCCGATGAGCGGATCTTCAGCGCGCCGCCCGCCTTGAGGTCGACGTCGATAAGGCCGGTGTAGCCGTAGCGCTCGGTCCACTCCGGCTTGGTGATCGCTTCCCAGATCGCCTCCGGGGTCGCCTTGATGTAGACCTTGTAGACCTGGGTGGTCCTGGTGGTCGTGGTCGTCTGGGTGGTGGTCATGTCTCGTCCTCCAGTTGCCTTTTGAGCTCGACGAGGGCACTGACGTGCTGCTCGTCGGTGTACTTGTCGATCCACCGGTCGTGGATCAGGCGGATGGGCACCGGGTTGAGGAAGTGCAACTTCTCCCGCCCGGACCGGCGTGTGACGACCAGGCCCGCCGCCTCCAGGACCTTCAGGTGCTTCATGACGCCGAACCGCGTCATCTCCTGATCGGCCTCCAACTCGCCCAGGGTCTGCCCATCACGGGCGAACAGCCGGTCGAGCAGCAGGCGACGGGTCGGGTCGGCCAATGCCTTGAAGACCCGGTCGTCGTTCACCACACCAGGATAGGTGACCAAATGGTCACATGTCTAGTCCCCACCTCGAGAGCTCAGCGGCGAGGAGCCACGCCCTCCCAGGCCGCGCGCCAGGTCTTCGGGCCGAGCTTGCCCGAGTCGTTGATGCCGTTGGCCCGCTGCAGCGCCAGCACGGCCCGCTGGGTCTCGGCGAAGTAGCAGCCGGTGCCCTGGAAGTCGTAGCCGTAGGCGTTCATCCGCAGCTGCCAGGCGCGCAGCGACGGATCGCAGTCGCCGAACACGTAGACCTTCCCCGGCCACGCGGGCGCGATGTTCACACTCGGCGGCGCCGAGGAGCCCCCGCCGATGTAGGCGGACTCGGCGCGGGTGGGGACCCGCTTGCTGCGCGCGTCGCGGTCGGGGACGAGACCGACCATGCCCGCGCACTCCCACGGCTGCCAGCCGCGCATCCGGTACAGATACAGCGCGCGGAAGTCCTGCTCGGCCGGGCTCGCCTGGTGCGGGTACCCGGCGCCGCCGACGCTGCGCCACGTCGGGAGGTCGAACTGGTACGCGCCGTAGTAGCCCGAGCCGGTGTTGACGGTGTATCGGCCGCTGGACTCGCACATCCGCAGCTTGCCCCAGTCCCCCGCGGGCGGGTCGGCGGCGGCCGAGCCACCGGTGAGCG from Alloactinosynnema sp. L-07 includes:
- a CDS encoding NIPSNAP family protein, producing MRRRFEVMTVLELRQYTLHPGKRDELITLFEREFVDGQLAVGMTLPGLFRDLDDPDRFVWLRGFTDMAARREALTAFYSGPVWQAHRDQANATMIDSDNVLLLRPLRGFPTEPVAGPISATIHYFDAPVSDDVLEKALAEPFLAVAVTEHAENTFPQLPVRVGEHVVVTFGSGVDLSERVEHLSLEATSFR
- a CDS encoding bifunctional diguanylate cyclase/phosphodiesterase codes for the protein MTDHETAPAEILSATDTAFALTDRAGTVRWVNPAMAMLLGLTEAQSVGRSLCALLSGAPDAPSDNDVMMPLPGVSGGYRWLEVRCTATDDGLLYRAVDVTRWRTRELDSAAVHQEELLRLVDEDPLTGLPNRRALTRELERQLALGVRGAFLLLDLDHFKDVNDLHGHPTGDKVMCTLASLLRDRIGGGQVLGRLSGDEFAAVLADTDEREAVAVADRLRNAIAAIPMNGVAGASRITVSIGVATFDSGVSWQEVLANADMALYASKAAGRNRATVYEPGHYQDTQMRVTVIERVRAALKHGGFVLHAMPMVKLGSGRVIGHELLLRLEDGKEPRLGPGEFLLAAERSDLVFEIDRWVADKAIQTLVEHPYPGLRFNVNVSGRTLEDEDFGDFVLDRLTAAGVAPGRLGFEITETAAVTNLDAARSLAQQLRASGCRITLDDFGSGFGSFVHLKELPITGLKIDGEFIHGIDYGSRDTVLVQGIVDIARGLGLSVVAEWVERSTQVEALSRLGVRVAQGFHLGKPEPLESLLARPHGVWMRRPTLMHELQPLETHP
- a CDS encoding glycerophosphodiester phosphodiesterase — encoded protein: MHSDHGFLSGPYPRAFVHRGWHYDELAGMENSLAAFKRAIAEGYRYVETDVHATSDGVVVVHHDELLDRTTDATGAVALLPWKTVSAARIGGREPVSRVEDLLEELPDALVNIDLKSDAVVEPMLAVLRRMDAFDRVCLASFSEARMKRVRKQAGPAVLTSMGMRAMAGFWASAKLPQVMARKSARPLVCQVPVKQGRLTVVDKRLIAVARHRGAEVHVWTIDDAAQMHELLDLGVDGLMTDRPQVLKDVLIERGAWAPIN
- a CDS encoding TetR family transcriptional regulator — its product is MTVPATAKGEATRAYLLRTAARMFAEHGYAGTTQSDLIAASGLTKGAFYFYFKSKLDLALAVVAEQEGRWLAHITERVLAEPTALAQLRAVVPALLDLFAAAPDAWVVMRLCKEFAANPDLPEISKPMASWVTLVADIIRRGQAEGDLREDVDPEAVAEVLVAAFDGLKSLADVLDYANDPDRFASRATTLMTLAEHALLR
- a CDS encoding SDR family oxidoreductase; this translates as MDHTGQTALITGASAGIGAGYARDLAARGADLILVARREDKLEALAVELRAAHGREVDVLAADLAVDGAARDLVARVDALGRTVDILVNNAGIGTQGLVADTDPDRLIAQVRLNCVAVVDLTRRLLPGMIERGRGTVINVASGAAFQPMPHLAVYAATKAFVLSFSEALWAETRPNGVRVIAVCPGATRTEFFEANGTEVVTATGIRTPEQVVKSTRAGLRRGRPSVVDGTVNALLALLPRVLPRRVSIAVAGRVARPSKSPAPVA
- a CDS encoding SDR family oxidoreductase, translating into MNGQTALVTGASSGIGADYARAFAAQGADLILVARREDKLAELAAELRSAHGRQVDVVAADLSLPDVGRDVAARVEALGRTVDILVNNAGFATHGALAAADPDRLVEQIQLNCVAVVDLTRRFLPGMTARGRGTVINVASTAAFQPIPHMAVYGATKAFVLSFSEALWAETRPKGVRVIAVCPGATQTEFFEVVGTDDAAVGPRRTTEQVVATTLRGLRRGAPSVIDGAANSALARLTRLIPKRLLIAIAGRAVAPKVA
- a CDS encoding arylamine N-acetyltransferase translates to MTTTPTPDWGVEDLDLDSYLARVDHPKVAPTLAALRTLHSAHVRAIPFENITVLLDGTPEITVKAVADKLVGQRRGGYCFEHATLFAAAAEQLGYAIRRRIARVSPHRGGPRTHMMLVATIDGADHLVDVGWGAQMWQPMPLVDGAEVDQAGWPRKLTPTEIGWTLWTHGDDGEWMPDHEFEDLPMQPADFEVGNHYAATGAKSPFPGKLIVKQLEPGISRRLIGDELTVVHADGRTSTTPFGLDQLDEILPGFGIELDADQLAALRAKLG
- a CDS encoding SRPBCC domain-containing protein, which gives rise to MTTTQTTTTTRTTQVYKVYIKATPEAIWEAITKPEWTERYGYTGLIDVDLKAGGALKIRSSEEMRRSAEANGYGVPDLIIDGEVLEADAPRKLVTTWRMLMDPTMAEEGFTTLTHEIAELQGGYCSLTLVHDLTGAPGLAAMVAGGDADPNQGGGGWPWVLSDLKSLLETGKALAG
- a CDS encoding helix-turn-helix transcriptional regulator — encoded protein: MVNDDRVFKALADPTRRLLLDRLFARDGQTLGELEADQEMTRFGVMKHLKVLEAAGLVVTRRSGREKLHFLNPVPIRLIHDRWIDKYTDEQHVSALVELKRQLEDET
- a CDS encoding transglycosylase family protein, producing MAGKSVRRGISRLVLLVLTIGTAAALTGGSAAADPPAGDWGKLRMCESSGRYTVNTGSGYYGAYQFDLPTWRSVGGAGYPHQASPAEQDFRALYLYRMRGWQPWECAGMVGLVPDRDARSKRVPTRAESAYIGGGSSAPPSVNIAPAWPGKVYVFGDCDPSLRAWQLRMNAYGYDFQGTGCYFAETQRAVLALQRANGINDSGKLGPKTWRAAWEGVAPRR